The sequence accttggcttcccaaagagctgggattacaggcgtgagccactgcacctggcctcccttTTCTTTTGACTACACTTCTCTGAAAGACATAGATTTTCTTCTTCCAAGACTGATTGGATTTTCTGAGGGGGTGTGGTGGAAGGGAAAGGCCTTGTTCCGTAACAGGGGCCAGGACCAGAATCTTCTGCAATCCAAGGCTGGGATTAGTGAGCCAGGAGGGCATGAGCCCTAGCCCCAGGCCCCATGGCACCTCCAGGGGCTGGCAGAGAGAGAAGGCTCTATGACATCTGGTTAGAAGGATCCCCTCCACCTCTGCCTAAGAATTCATCCTTCCAGGCTTTGCCCAAACCCCACCTTCCCCCTGGATTTGAGACACTTGTAGAAAGAGGTAAACCTCTTTGGCTAGGCTGAGAgtccctggaaggcagaggccacCTGTAACCCTGGGAGTGCCAACCTGGCTACACACTAGTGCACACACAACTTATACGTTGCCACAGACCGTTGTCACGGAGAGCTACAACTTATTCTCATGTCCCATTATGACAGTAGTGAAAATTTGAGGGCTTCCTCTTGTGCCAGACACTGATGTGGGGACTTCACTGCTGTAAACTCACTCAAGCCTTAAAAGTCTAAGATAGAGGTaccattattatccctattttacagatagggaaactgaggtacagagagattaagcatttgcccaagatcacccagctagtaagtggcagtgCTGGAACCCTGGTTCCCTGTGTTAACCATGACCCATACCACCCTTCCCTACAATGAGAAGGATCCCTTGGAGGAACAGTGGGGGGAAGCAGAGGCTGCCCCAGGCTGCGCAACCCTCACCTGGATGTTGAGCAGGAACGCGGTCTTGGCCTCTTCTATCACCCTCTGCCTGACCGAGGGAGTCATCTCCAGGGAGTTCATGCGGGAGCGGTAGAGCTGCTTGAACTTGGTGGCACTGGCAATGTTGGGGAAGGTGAAGAAGGCCAGGCCCTCGCCAGAGCTGGGCAGGTCCAGGGCTTTCTGAGCAATCTTCTTGAGCATCTGGCCCCCAGACAGGTCACCCAGGTAGCGGGTGTAGGCGTGGGCCACCAGCAGCTCGGGCTCTGTGCGCCCCACCTCGTGGAGCCGCTTCACATAGCGCTGCATTGCCGGTGTGTAGGGGATGACTTCCTGCCAGCGGGGCCCGTACCAGAAGGCCAGGTCCTGCTCCAGGGCGGCCTTGCGGTGCAGCTCTTCTGGGAAGTAGACAGGGGCGAAGACTGGGCTCTCCTTGTTGCGCTCAATCTCCTCCTCCAGGGCCACATAGATGTGGTGCAGGGAGGCCATCACCAGCTGAAAGCAGAGTGAGCAGGTCAGGCCGCCAGCCACATAGAAGACCCCCACCTCTGTCCGTCCCCTCCACTACTGCCTTTGGAAAGGCCCTCATCACTTGTCAGCTGGGCTCTGACTCCTTCTGCCACCCCTCACTACAATCCTcttcacacagcagccagagggatttttataagagaaaaagaCGATCATGCACTTTCTCAGCCTAAAACCCTTTTACCCCACTGGGCAAAACAAGCAACCTAATTGAATCCTTATATAAAGATCCAACAaactggcctggtgcagtggctcaaacccctgtaatccctgcactttgggaggctaaggtgggaggactgcttaaagccaggagtctgagaacagcctgggcaatcccacctctacaaaacattcttttaaaaaactagctggctggggccgggcgcggtggctcacgcctgtaatcccagcactttgggaggccaaggcgggcggatcacaaggtcaggagatcaagaccatcctggttaacacggtgaagccctgtctctactaaaaatacaaaaaaaaattagctgggcttgatggctggtgcctgtaatcccagctactacttgagaggctgaggcaggagaatggtgtgaacccgggaggcggagcttgcagtgagcccagatcacgccactgcactccagtctgggcgacggaacgagactctgtctcaaaaataaatagccgggcgcggtggctcaagcctgtaatcccagcactttgggaggccgagacgggcggatcacgagatcaggagatcgagaccatcctggctaacacggtgaaacctcgtctctactaaaaaatacaaaaaactagccgggcgaggtggcgagcgcctgtagtcccagctactcaggaggctgaggcaggagaatggcataaatccaggaggcggagcttgcagtgagctgagatccggccactgcattccagcctgggtgacagagcaagactccatctcaaaaataaataaataaaataaaaataaataagtaaataaatacataaaaatttaaaaaactagccagctgggtgtggtggctcacacctgtaatcccagcactttgggaggctgagtcggggggatcacgagatcaggaattcaagaccaacatAGCcaacagaccagcctgggcaatatggtgaaaccccatctctactaaaaacaaaattagccgggcatggtggtggacgcctataatcacagttactcgggaggctgagtcaggagaattgcttgaacccaggaggcagagattgcagtgagttaagatcgtgccattgcactccagcctgggtaacagagcgagactctgattcaaaaaaaaaaaaaaaaaaaaaaaaattaacgaggtatggtgctgcatgcctgtagtcccagctactccagaagctgaggcagggggatcacttgagcccaggatttcaaggttgcagtgagctgtgatcatatcactgtactccagcttggggaacagagtgagcaagaccctgtctcaaaaaaaaaaaaaaaacctccaacaAAGGAATTGCTATTCcctttttacagaaaaggaaactaagactcagagaggGTATGACACATGGAGGTTGCACAGCTAGTAAGAAATGAAACTGGATTGAAGACCGGGCGTTGCTATGGACCCACCATGGCTCAGGAGAGGGGAATAGCTGAAATGGAAGTGGTTAAAGGAGATTGGCCATGTGCTTCTGGCTTTTGACCTCTATGTGACCAACTACAGGGCACAATTCTCCTTCCTAGAGGCCTGTTCTGAACCCCACCACCTCTGGATGCTGGGCTGGGGCAACAGGTCCTGAGGGTACCTTGGATTGGGACACTAACTCCCGTTACACATTAATACGCCCGTTTGAATTTGAAGGAGGACAAAGTTAAGACGTTCAGGTTGGAGGTTCCAAGTTATTTCTGAGCCGTAAACATTCAAAGCAGCTCTGTTCCATGAGGGGACAAAGCCAGGGAGCCTGGTACAAAAGAGCCTGGGTTTTTCAGTGTGACCGACCTCGTTCTCACCCAGCTCTGCCGGTccttagctgtgtgaccatgggtGACCCGCTTGCTCTCTCTGGTCCCAGCTTCCTATCCTATCCTAGAGCAGATGGTCAGAGGTCTGTGTGACTGTGCTAGCCAATTGTGCTAGTCCGTTCCCTCACCTGCCACATACTAGATGGGGCTggtgtgaggattaagtgagaggGTCTGGGCCAGCACAGAGGGCAGCCTGGCACTTAGCGCTCCCGTGAGAAAGGCTGTGATAACTTCCACATCCACCAGCTTAATGTAAGCAAGCActggattctctttttttttttttttttttttttgagacggagtctcgctctgccgcccgggctggagtgcagtggccggatctcagctcactgcaagctccgcctcccgggttcccgccattctcctgcctcagcctcccgagtagctgggactacaggcgccgctacctcgcccggctagttttttgtatttttagtagagacggggtttcaccgtgttagccaggatggtctcgatctcctgacctcgtgatccgcccgtctcggcctcccaaagtgctgggattacaggcttgagccaccgcgcccggccaagcactGGATTCTCTCACGGATCTTGGTGCCTCCTTGGAACCCTGTGACTTAGAGGCAAAATCCAAAGTCTAAGCTGGCTGGGGATAGCATATTCCAGCATTCACCTCCCTGCACCCACTGCCTTCAGCCACACTGCAGCAACTGGGCGTACCTCATCTTTTTaatggagaggggaggaggatgaggaagacCCATTACGGGCCCAAGGGCCCCACCCA comes from Macaca mulatta isolate MMU2019108-1 chromosome 10, T2T-MMU8v2.0, whole genome shotgun sequence and encodes:
- the HMOX1 gene encoding heme oxygenase 1 isoform X1 — translated: MERLQPDSMPQDLSEALKEATKEVHTQAENAEFMRNFQKGQVTREGFKLVMASLHHIYVALEEEIERNKESPVFAPVYFPEELHRKAALEQDLAFWYGPRWQEVIPYTPAMQRYVKRLHEVGRTEPELLVAHAYTRYLGDLSGGQMLKKIAQKALDLPSSGEGLAFFTFPNIASATKFKQLYRSRMNSLEMTPSVRQRVIEEAKTAFLLNIQLFEELQELLTHDTKDQSPSQAPGLRQRASNKVQDSAPVETPRGKPQLNTRSQAPLLRWILTFSFLVATVAVGLYAM
- the HMOX1 gene encoding heme oxygenase 1 isoform X2, giving the protein MPQDLSEALKEATKEVHTQAENAEFMRNFQKGQVTREGFKLVMASLHHIYVALEEEIERNKESPVFAPVYFPEELHRKAALEQDLAFWYGPRWQEVIPYTPAMQRYVKRLHEVGRTEPELLVAHAYTRYLGDLSGGQMLKKIAQKALDLPSSGEGLAFFTFPNIASATKFKQLYRSRMNSLEMTPSVRQRVIEEAKTAFLLNIQLFEELQELLTHDTKDQSPSQAPGLRQRASNKVQDSAPVETPRGKPQLNTRSQAPLLRWILTFSFLVATVAVGLYAM